The following are from one region of the Variovorax sp. V213 genome:
- the queA gene encoding tRNA preQ1(34) S-adenosylmethionine ribosyltransferase-isomerase QueA, producing the protein MRAFTLSDFDFALPPELVAQHPAPERTSSRLLDGTGGGPVDRIFKNLPSLLRAGDLLVFNDTRVVKARLFGEKPTGGKLELLVERVLHGHEVVAHMKVSKKPPVGTMLEMVGGFRATLLGRWPEEDGALFRFGFESDAGEDPYALMARCGHVPLPPYITHTDSADDERRYQTVFARVPGAVAAPTAALHFDEALLDELETRGVQRANVTLHVGAGTFQPVKTENIAEHTMHAERYEVPAATQRAIAACKARGGRVVAVGTTTVRTLESWAKSGEATGDTRIFITPGFAFEHVDLLVTNFHLPKSTLMMLVSAFAGYERVMSLYAHAIAHRYRFFSYGDAMLLARQQQD; encoded by the coding sequence ATGCGCGCCTTCACGCTCTCCGATTTCGATTTCGCCCTGCCGCCCGAGCTGGTGGCGCAACACCCGGCCCCCGAACGCACGTCCTCCCGCCTCCTCGACGGCACAGGCGGCGGCCCGGTCGACCGCATCTTCAAGAACCTGCCTTCGCTGCTGCGCGCAGGCGACCTGCTGGTCTTCAACGACACGCGCGTCGTCAAGGCCCGGCTCTTCGGCGAGAAGCCGACTGGCGGCAAGCTCGAGCTGCTGGTCGAGCGCGTGCTGCACGGCCACGAGGTGGTGGCGCACATGAAGGTCAGCAAGAAGCCGCCGGTGGGCACCATGCTCGAGATGGTCGGCGGCTTCCGCGCAACGCTCCTGGGGCGTTGGCCTGAGGAAGACGGCGCGCTGTTTCGCTTCGGCTTCGAGAGCGACGCGGGCGAAGACCCCTACGCGCTGATGGCCCGCTGCGGCCACGTGCCGCTGCCGCCCTACATCACCCACACCGATTCGGCCGACGACGAGCGCCGCTACCAGACCGTGTTTGCGCGCGTGCCCGGTGCAGTGGCCGCGCCTACGGCAGCGCTGCATTTCGACGAAGCGCTGCTGGACGAACTCGAAACCCGCGGCGTGCAGCGCGCCAACGTCACCTTGCACGTGGGCGCGGGCACCTTCCAGCCGGTGAAAACCGAGAACATCGCCGAGCACACGATGCACGCCGAGCGCTACGAAGTGCCCGCGGCCACGCAGCGTGCGATTGCCGCGTGCAAGGCCCGCGGCGGCCGCGTCGTCGCGGTCGGCACCACCACCGTGCGCACGCTCGAATCGTGGGCCAAGAGCGGCGAGGCCACCGGCGACACGCGCATCTTCATCACGCCGGGGTTCGCGTTCGAGCACGTCGACCTGCTGGTGACCAACTTCCATTTGCCGAAGAGCACGCTGATGATGCTGGTCTCGGCCTTCGCGGGCTACGAGCGCGTGATGTCGCTGTATGCCCATGCGATTGCCCACCGATACCGCTTCTTCAGCTACGGCGACGCCATGCTGCTGGCACGACAACAACAAGATTGA
- a CDS encoding DUF2145 domain-containing protein, which produces MNRALFTAPPPAFLLALAMALPLQAQAGRSCEQARPTAEVIVKGMQLAERTSQQLDASGARVVLLARAGQDLSKYGLRYSHLGIAYKTDEGPWRVVHKLNQCGTAEAAVYRQGLGEFFLDDLWRYEAAWSVPTPQVQTQLLAALRESPSRIVRLNIAPYSIVSYVWGQKYQQSNQWAVETLAAAMEPATIGNRAQAQAWMQFKGYEPTTLRLGPLTRLGGRIGSANVAFDDHPNDKRFSDRIETVTVDSVFAWLPRAGLGAAPVAFKL; this is translated from the coding sequence ATGAATCGCGCGCTTTTCACGGCGCCTCCCCCGGCGTTCCTGCTTGCGCTCGCAATGGCATTGCCGCTGCAGGCGCAGGCCGGCCGCTCCTGCGAACAGGCCAGGCCGACCGCCGAGGTGATCGTCAAGGGCATGCAGCTGGCCGAGCGCACGTCGCAGCAGCTGGACGCGAGCGGCGCCCGCGTCGTGCTGCTGGCGCGGGCAGGTCAGGACCTGAGCAAGTACGGCCTGCGCTATTCGCACCTTGGCATCGCCTACAAGACAGACGAAGGTCCGTGGCGCGTGGTGCACAAGCTCAACCAGTGCGGCACGGCCGAGGCGGCGGTGTACCGGCAGGGGCTCGGCGAGTTCTTCCTCGACGACCTCTGGCGCTACGAAGCGGCCTGGTCGGTGCCCACGCCGCAGGTGCAAACGCAACTGCTGGCCGCGTTGCGCGAATCGCCGTCGCGCATCGTGCGGCTGAATATTGCGCCCTACAGCATCGTGAGCTACGTCTGGGGCCAGAAATACCAGCAGTCGAACCAGTGGGCGGTCGAGACGCTGGCCGCGGCCATGGAGCCCGCCACCATCGGCAACCGCGCGCAGGCGCAGGCCTGGATGCAGTTCAAGGGCTACGAGCCGACGACACTGCGGCTCGGGCCGCTCACGCGCCTGGGCGGCCGCATAGGGTCGGCCAACGTGGCGTTCGACGATCATCCGAACGACAAGCGGTTTTCGGACCGCATCGAAACGGTCACGGTCGATTCGGTGTTCGCATGGCTGCCGCGCGCGGGGCTGGGGGCGGCACCGGTGGCGTTCAAGCTGTAG
- the recG gene encoding ATP-dependent DNA helicase RecG, with the protein MPASAKSVRPQKTANPPTVAPAAPGAGLSLVQRALRKLGLVRDIDFALYLPMRYEDETRIVRLADTRDGDMAQVEGVVTECEVVFRPRRQLIATLDDGSDTCQLRFFNFYPSQQKQLAVGARVRVRGEVRGGFVGRQIMHPTVKAAGTALPEALTPVYSTVAGLAQPVLRREVRSGLARAVLDETIPVQIGLRGAWDLRSALTFLHYPTPDVAMATLEDHSHPAWQRIKAEELLAQQLSQLQARLERAAQRAPMLPASPEPQPSSLHAQLLAVLPFGLTGAQQRVGEEITRDLGREIPMHRLLQGDVGSGKTVVAALAAARCIDAGFQCALMAPTEILAAQHFGKLVGWLDPLLAERGLRVAWLTGSQKKKERDAMSAAVESGEAALVIGTHAVISEKVRFKNLALAIIDEQHRFGVAQRLALRGKAVGHLEPHLLMMSATPIPRTLAMSYYADLDVSTLDELPPGRTPIVTKLVADHRRDEVIARIQAQLGQGRQVYWVCPLIEESEAVDLRNATETRDELADSLGPAVNVGLLHSRMPTAEKQAVMAAFTANEIQVLVSTTVIEVGVDVPNASLMVIEHAERFGLSQLHQLRGRVGRGAAASACVLLYAPGDSGRVGEAARARLKAMAETSDGFEIARRDLEIRGPGEFLGARQSGAPLLRFADLATDVMLLDWARELAPRMLEKHPDLAQRHIDRWLGTKAEYLKA; encoded by the coding sequence ATGCCCGCTTCCGCGAAGTCAGTGCGCCCCCAAAAGACCGCAAACCCGCCCACCGTCGCCCCAGCCGCGCCCGGCGCCGGGTTGAGCCTCGTGCAGCGCGCGCTGCGCAAGCTCGGGCTCGTGCGCGACATCGACTTTGCGCTCTACCTCCCGATGCGCTACGAAGACGAGACACGCATCGTGCGGCTGGCCGACACGCGCGACGGCGACATGGCGCAGGTGGAAGGCGTGGTGACCGAGTGCGAGGTGGTGTTCCGCCCGCGGCGGCAACTGATTGCCACCCTCGACGACGGCAGCGACACCTGCCAGCTGCGCTTCTTCAATTTCTATCCCTCGCAGCAGAAGCAGCTCGCGGTCGGCGCGCGGGTGCGCGTGCGCGGCGAGGTGCGCGGCGGCTTCGTCGGGCGGCAGATCATGCATCCGACCGTCAAGGCGGCCGGCACCGCGCTGCCCGAGGCGCTCACGCCGGTCTACTCGACGGTCGCGGGACTCGCGCAGCCGGTGCTCCGGCGCGAGGTGCGCTCGGGCCTGGCGCGCGCGGTGCTCGACGAGACGATTCCGGTGCAGATCGGACTGCGCGGCGCATGGGACCTGCGCAGCGCGTTGACCTTTCTGCACTATCCCACGCCCGACGTGGCGATGGCGACGCTCGAGGACCACAGCCATCCGGCGTGGCAGCGCATCAAGGCGGAAGAGCTGCTGGCGCAGCAGCTGTCGCAGCTGCAGGCGCGGCTGGAGCGTGCGGCGCAGCGCGCACCGATGCTGCCCGCTTCGCCCGAACCGCAGCCCAGTTCGCTGCATGCGCAGTTGCTCGCAGTGCTGCCCTTTGGCCTCACCGGCGCGCAGCAGCGCGTGGGTGAAGAGATCACGCGCGACCTGGGGCGCGAGATTCCGATGCACCGCCTGCTGCAGGGCGACGTGGGCTCGGGCAAAACCGTGGTGGCGGCGCTCGCGGCGGCGCGCTGCATCGACGCGGGCTTTCAGTGCGCGTTGATGGCGCCCACCGAAATTCTTGCAGCCCAGCATTTCGGCAAGCTGGTCGGCTGGCTCGATCCGCTGCTGGCCGAACGCGGTCTGCGGGTGGCCTGGCTCACGGGAAGCCAGAAGAAGAAGGAGCGCGACGCGATGTCGGCCGCGGTCGAGAGCGGCGAAGCCGCGCTGGTCATCGGCACCCATGCCGTCATTTCGGAAAAGGTGCGCTTCAAGAACCTGGCGCTCGCGATCATCGACGAGCAGCACCGCTTTGGCGTGGCGCAACGGCTGGCGTTGCGCGGCAAGGCCGTGGGCCATCTCGAGCCGCACCTGTTGATGATGAGCGCCACGCCGATCCCGCGCACGCTGGCGATGAGCTACTACGCCGACCTGGACGTTTCCACGCTCGACGAGCTGCCGCCGGGCCGAACGCCCATCGTGACCAAGCTGGTGGCCGACCACCGGCGGGACGAGGTGATCGCGCGCATCCAGGCGCAGCTCGGGCAAGGGCGGCAGGTCTACTGGGTCTGCCCGCTGATTGAAGAGAGCGAGGCCGTCGACCTGCGCAACGCCACCGAAACGCGCGACGAGCTCGCGGACTCACTCGGTCCGGCCGTCAACGTCGGGCTGCTGCATTCGCGCATGCCCACGGCCGAGAAGCAGGCGGTGATGGCGGCTTTCACCGCCAACGAAATCCAGGTGCTGGTGAGCACCACCGTGATCGAGGTGGGCGTGGACGTACCGAACGCCTCCCTGATGGTGATCGAGCATGCCGAGCGCTTCGGCCTCTCGCAATTGCACCAGCTGCGCGGCCGCGTGGGGCGCGGCGCGGCGGCCTCGGCCTGCGTGCTGCTCTATGCGCCCGGCGACAGCGGCCGCGTGGGCGAGGCGGCGCGGGCGCGGCTCAAGGCCATGGCCGAAACCAGCGACGGCTTCGAGATTGCGCGGCGCGACCTCGAGATTCGCGGGCCTGGCGAATTCCTGGGCGCGCGACAGTCGGGTGCTCCGCTGCTGCGCTTTGCCGATCTGGCCACCGACGTGATGCTGCTCGACTGGGCGCGCGAACTGGCGCCGCGCATGCTCGAGAAGCACCCGGACCTCGCCCAGCGCCACATCGATCGTTGGCTCGGCACCAAGGCCGAATACCTGAAGGCGTAG
- a CDS encoding cupredoxin domain-containing protein — translation MKTIKALMLASTLAFSNPGFAHGDEDHSAPSGPVRKEQKEWGIAGDAASATRKLEFRMTDNMRFAPERIQVKQGETVRLSIRNDGQVMHEFVLGTKKELDEHAALMMKFPGMEHSEPYMAHVPPGKTGEIVWTFNRAGDFDFACLIAGHYQAGMVGKVKVVAAARS, via the coding sequence ATGAAAACCATCAAGGCATTGATGCTCGCCAGCACCCTTGCGTTCTCGAACCCCGGCTTCGCGCATGGCGACGAGGATCACAGCGCGCCGAGCGGGCCGGTTCGCAAGGAACAGAAAGAGTGGGGCATCGCAGGCGACGCGGCCAGCGCGACGCGAAAGCTCGAGTTCAGGATGACCGACAACATGCGCTTCGCCCCCGAGCGCATCCAGGTGAAGCAGGGCGAGACCGTGAGGCTTTCAATCCGGAACGACGGGCAGGTCATGCACGAGTTCGTGCTCGGCACGAAGAAGGAACTCGACGAGCACGCGGCGCTGATGATGAAGTTCCCGGGCATGGAGCATTCGGAGCCCTACATGGCGCACGTTCCGCCCGGCAAGACCGGGGAAATCGTCTGGACCTTCAACCGGGCCGGGGACTTCGATTTCGCCTGCCTCATCGCAGGCCACTACCAGGCCGGCATGGTGGGCAAGGTCAAGGTCGTCGCCGCCGCGAGGTCCTGA
- a CDS encoding DUF3597 domain-containing protein: MSIFGSILSKIFPSANAANAPAAAPAPVPAGAPAAAAPPPAITVVDVEALLDGMPGASSLNWRTSIVDLMKLLGLDSSLDARKQLAAELSYGADTSDSAKMNIWLHRQVMTKLAANGGKVPAELRD; the protein is encoded by the coding sequence ATGAGCATTTTCGGCAGCATTCTTTCCAAGATCTTCCCGTCCGCAAACGCCGCCAACGCACCCGCGGCTGCTCCGGCCCCCGTCCCCGCGGGCGCTCCGGCTGCCGCGGCACCGCCACCCGCCATCACGGTGGTGGACGTCGAGGCCCTGCTCGACGGCATGCCCGGCGCGAGCAGCCTGAACTGGCGCACTTCCATCGTCGACCTGATGAAGCTGCTCGGGCTGGACAGCAGCCTCGACGCGCGCAAGCAGCTGGCGGCCGAACTCAGCTACGGCGCCGATACGAGCGACAGCGCCAAGATGAACATCTGGCTGCATCGCCAGGTCATGACCAAGCTGGCGGCCAACGGCGGCAAGGTTCCTGCAGAACTGCGCGACTGA
- a CDS encoding LysR substrate-binding domain-containing protein produces the protein MLLREIEVFRSVMSVGSASKAAALLGVTQPAISQSLKRLEDAAGFALFRRLRGRLHPTPEAQALLVEVERVFVGLSSIEHRMRSLKRFGVNTLRMAVYPAFGLTFVPRVLSRLVTERLDAEARPQISLQVLSSREVHEAVLGRQVDFGLMADEMPTTGLEHSEFARFPGVVVMHPKHRLVNARIIQPQQIAEEPFLALNPEDASRRRLERALAERNVALSVLVETPYAASVCEMALSGMGIGVVNPVTALEYARRGLVIRPLSLDVSFAGLLVLPPGQPLSGLALRMLQLMRMQLAEDQKALAAFLKPRAKA, from the coding sequence ATGTTGCTGCGCGAGATCGAGGTGTTTCGTTCCGTGATGTCGGTGGGGTCCGCCAGCAAGGCCGCCGCGCTGCTGGGGGTCACGCAGCCCGCCATCAGCCAGTCGCTGAAACGGCTCGAAGACGCGGCCGGCTTCGCGCTTTTCCGCCGGCTACGGGGCCGCCTGCATCCGACGCCCGAAGCGCAGGCGCTGCTGGTCGAGGTGGAGCGCGTTTTCGTGGGCCTCAGCAGCATCGAGCACCGCATGCGCAGCCTGAAGCGCTTCGGCGTCAACACGCTGCGCATGGCGGTCTATCCCGCCTTCGGCCTGACCTTCGTGCCGCGGGTGCTGTCGCGCCTGGTCACCGAGCGTCTCGACGCCGAGGCCAGGCCACAGATTTCGCTGCAGGTGCTCAGTTCGCGGGAGGTGCACGAGGCCGTGCTGGGGCGCCAGGTCGACTTCGGGCTGATGGCCGACGAAATGCCGACCACGGGCCTGGAGCACTCCGAATTCGCGCGCTTTCCGGGCGTGGTGGTCATGCATCCGAAGCACCGCCTGGTCAATGCCAGGATCATTCAGCCGCAGCAGATTGCGGAAGAACCGTTTCTTGCGCTCAACCCCGAGGACGCTTCGCGAAGACGCCTCGAGCGTGCGCTGGCGGAGCGCAACGTCGCCCTGAGCGTGCTGGTCGAAACGCCGTATGCGGCAAGCGTCTGCGAAATGGCGCTGAGCGGAATGGGCATCGGCGTCGTCAATCCGGTCACGGCGCTGGAGTACGCGCGGCGCGGATTGGTCATCCGCCCGCTGTCGCTCGACGTCTCTTTCGCAGGGCTGCTGGTGCTGCCGCCGGGGCAGCCGCTGTCGGGGCTCGCCCTGCGCATGCTGCAGCTCATGCGCATGCAGCTTGCCGAGGACCAGAAGGCCCTTGCGGCCTTTCTCAAGCCCCGCGCCAAGGCCTGA
- a CDS encoding serine endopeptidase produces MSKSLRLSEKWFRRGLWLVALVFASFLIGLGGTIVDDLPKVERALQLDDFIDRAAAEPLRSTIKTSEETELVATRELDQVRLQLTAAQQASANARETFGNWIATRRATAQPDQDPELIARTKTLDALKQKEDEAQRKVAAQRQIVLDARQAEQRARQSLAVLERAAQEKLEAEYRRVELRVFGYRLALTLPLLVVAGWLFVKKRKGTSWPFVWGFIFFALFAFFVELVPYLPSYGGYVRYVVGILATVLVGRYAIVALNRYLARQKLAEQQPDQVRREELSYDTALVRLGKNVCPGCERPVDLKNNEIDFCPHCGIGLFDHCGQCETRKSAFSKFCHACGTSAAPRAPLASAAGSVDSFTPGAPAQPAV; encoded by the coding sequence ATGAGCAAGTCATTGCGTCTGTCCGAAAAGTGGTTTCGCCGCGGCCTGTGGCTGGTGGCGCTGGTGTTCGCGAGCTTTTTGATCGGGCTTGGCGGCACCATCGTGGACGACCTGCCAAAGGTCGAACGGGCGCTCCAGCTCGACGATTTCATCGACCGGGCCGCGGCCGAGCCATTGCGAAGCACCATCAAGACGTCGGAAGAAACCGAGCTGGTCGCCACGCGGGAGCTCGATCAGGTTCGCCTGCAGCTCACTGCCGCGCAGCAGGCCAGCGCCAACGCCCGCGAAACCTTCGGCAACTGGATTGCCACGCGGCGCGCCACTGCGCAGCCCGACCAGGACCCGGAGCTGATCGCGCGCACCAAGACGCTCGATGCGCTCAAGCAGAAGGAGGACGAAGCCCAGCGCAAGGTGGCTGCGCAGCGCCAGATCGTGCTCGATGCGCGGCAGGCCGAGCAGCGCGCCCGCCAATCACTGGCGGTGCTGGAGCGTGCCGCCCAGGAGAAGCTGGAGGCCGAGTACCGGCGCGTCGAGCTGCGCGTGTTCGGCTACCGGCTGGCGCTCACGCTGCCCCTGCTGGTGGTGGCAGGCTGGTTGTTCGTGAAGAAGCGCAAGGGCACCTCCTGGCCTTTTGTCTGGGGCTTCATCTTCTTTGCGCTGTTCGCTTTCTTCGTCGAGCTGGTGCCTTACCTGCCGAGCTACGGCGGCTATGTGCGCTACGTGGTGGGCATCCTGGCCACGGTGCTCGTGGGGCGCTATGCCATCGTCGCGCTGAACCGCTACCTTGCGCGCCAGAAGCTGGCCGAGCAGCAACCCGACCAGGTGCGGCGCGAGGAACTCAGCTACGACACCGCGCTGGTGCGGCTCGGCAAGAACGTGTGTCCCGGCTGCGAGCGGCCGGTGGACCTGAAGAACAACGAGATCGACTTCTGCCCGCATTGCGGCATCGGCCTGTTCGACCATTGCGGCCAGTGCGAAACCCGCAAGAGCGCGTTCTCGAAGTTCTGCCATGCCTGCGGCACCTCCGCTGCGCCGCGGGCGCCGCTCGCATCGGCCGCGGGGTCTGTGGATTCGTTCACACCCGGCGCACCGGCTCAGCCCGCCGTGTAG
- a CDS encoding LysR substrate-binding domain-containing protein: MTLTELKYIVAVARERHFGKAAEACYVSQPTLSVAIKKLEDELEVKLFERSAGEVTVTPLGEQIVQQAQSVLDQAASIKEIAKRGKDPLAGPLNLGVIYTIGPYLLPDLVRQVIARTPQMPLVLQENFTAKLLEMLRAGEIDCAIMAEPFPDTGLAMAPLYDEPFMAALPMKHKLADRESITSEELQNETMLLLGTGHCFRDHVLEVCPEFARFSSNAEGIRKSFEGSSLETIKHMVASGMGVTLVPRLSVPAEALKPKVKGRKEPEQMVRYLPVRDAQDRDPPTRRVVLAWRRTFTRYEAIAALRNAIYACELPGVKRLS; the protein is encoded by the coding sequence ATGACTCTCACCGAACTCAAATACATCGTCGCAGTAGCCCGCGAACGGCACTTCGGCAAGGCGGCCGAGGCCTGCTACGTCTCCCAACCCACTCTCTCGGTGGCCATCAAGAAGCTCGAAGACGAGCTCGAGGTCAAGCTCTTCGAGCGCAGCGCCGGCGAAGTGACCGTCACGCCGCTCGGCGAGCAGATCGTGCAGCAGGCGCAGAGCGTGCTCGACCAGGCCGCCAGCATCAAGGAAATTGCCAAGCGCGGGAAGGACCCGCTGGCCGGCCCGCTGAACCTTGGCGTGATCTACACCATCGGGCCGTACCTGCTGCCCGACCTCGTGCGCCAGGTGATTGCGCGCACGCCGCAGATGCCGCTGGTACTGCAGGAAAATTTCACCGCCAAGCTGCTCGAAATGCTGCGCGCCGGCGAGATCGATTGCGCGATCATGGCCGAGCCTTTTCCCGACACGGGCCTGGCGATGGCGCCGCTCTACGACGAACCTTTCATGGCGGCGCTGCCCATGAAGCACAAGTTGGCCGACCGCGAATCGATCACTTCGGAAGAGCTCCAGAACGAAACCATGCTGCTGCTCGGTACCGGCCATTGTTTTCGCGACCATGTGCTCGAGGTGTGTCCCGAGTTCGCGCGCTTCTCGAGCAATGCCGAGGGCATTCGCAAGAGCTTCGAGGGCTCGTCGCTCGAAACCATCAAGCACATGGTGGCCTCGGGCATGGGCGTGACGCTGGTGCCGCGCCTGTCGGTGCCTGCCGAAGCGCTCAAGCCCAAGGTCAAGGGGCGCAAGGAGCCTGAGCAGATGGTGCGCTACCTGCCGGTACGCGACGCGCAGGACCGCGATCCGCCCACGCGCCGCGTGGTGCTGGCCTGGCGCCGCACCTTCACGCGCTATGAGGCGATTGCCGCGTTGCGCAACGCCATCTATGCGTGCGAGCTGCCGGGCGTCAAGCGGCTGTCATAG
- a CDS encoding SDR family NAD(P)-dependent oxidoreductase, which translates to MTTASSSPPTAYTARYPSLAGRTVFISGGATGIGEALVRAFHAQGAKVGFCDLDAAAGRALAARLQGSHPAFFCECDVTDTAALTAAIAAVRAQFGPVGVLLNNAANDRRHDMADVTSEDFDRLVAVNFKHQFFAAQAVADDMRALGSGSIINFGSISWMIKGRGYPVYQACKAAARGLTRSLARDLGKENIRVNSIVPGWVMTERQIKLWVKPESGAEIDAAQCLPGRVMAEDIAAMALFLAADDSRMCTAQDFVVDAGWT; encoded by the coding sequence ATGACCACCGCTTCTTCTTCACCACCCACTGCGTACACCGCCCGCTATCCCTCGCTGGCCGGCCGCACCGTGTTCATTTCGGGCGGCGCCACCGGCATCGGCGAAGCGCTGGTGCGGGCATTCCACGCCCAGGGCGCGAAGGTGGGCTTCTGCGATCTCGACGCCGCCGCGGGCCGCGCGCTCGCGGCCCGACTGCAGGGCAGCCACCCGGCGTTTTTTTGCGAGTGCGACGTGACCGACACTGCGGCGCTCACCGCCGCCATTGCCGCGGTTCGCGCGCAGTTCGGCCCGGTCGGCGTGCTGCTGAACAACGCGGCCAACGACCGGCGCCATGACATGGCCGACGTGACCAGCGAAGACTTCGATCGCCTGGTGGCGGTCAACTTCAAGCACCAGTTCTTCGCCGCGCAGGCCGTGGCGGACGACATGCGCGCGCTGGGCAGTGGCTCGATCATCAATTTCGGCTCGATCAGCTGGATGATCAAGGGCCGGGGCTACCCGGTCTACCAGGCCTGCAAGGCTGCCGCGCGCGGCCTCACGCGTTCGCTTGCGCGCGACCTGGGCAAAGAGAACATCCGCGTCAATTCGATCGTGCCGGGATGGGTCATGACCGAGCGGCAGATCAAGCTGTGGGTCAAGCCGGAGTCTGGCGCCGAGATCGATGCGGCCCAGTGCCTGCCGGGCCGCGTGATGGCCGAGGACATTGCCGCCATGGCGCTCTTCCTTGCCGCCGACGATTCGAGAATGTGCACCGCGCAAGACTTCGTGGTGGATGCCGGCTGGACCTGA
- a CDS encoding LysE family translocator: protein MTLSTYLLFLPACFAINMAFGPNNLLSVTNGARHGVSPAVIAAGGRLAAFAIMIAIAGLGMGAVLVASELAFDVIKYIGAAYLVWIGIRLLRAPAPVAESQAPDAAAPPSMRSLVRQEFTVAAGNPKAILVFTAFFPQFVVPGAYAASYLLLGVTFLLLEVVAIALYAMLGARMRRLANGSRAMRWFNKVSGSMMIGFGLILAFTRRPAA from the coding sequence ATGACCTTGTCCACCTACCTGCTGTTCCTGCCGGCCTGTTTTGCCATCAACATGGCCTTCGGCCCCAACAACCTGCTGTCGGTCACCAACGGCGCACGGCACGGCGTTTCGCCGGCGGTCATCGCGGCCGGCGGACGCCTGGCGGCCTTCGCGATCATGATCGCCATCGCAGGCCTGGGCATGGGCGCGGTGCTGGTCGCGTCGGAACTGGCTTTCGACGTCATCAAGTACATCGGCGCCGCCTACCTCGTGTGGATCGGCATTCGCCTGCTGCGTGCGCCGGCACCGGTGGCCGAATCGCAGGCGCCGGACGCGGCCGCGCCGCCTTCGATGCGCTCGCTGGTGCGCCAGGAGTTCACCGTGGCGGCGGGCAATCCGAAGGCCATTTTGGTCTTCACGGCCTTCTTCCCGCAGTTCGTGGTGCCCGGCGCCTACGCCGCCAGCTACCTGCTGCTGGGCGTGACCTTCCTGTTGCTCGAGGTGGTCGCGATCGCGCTCTACGCCATGCTCGGGGCGCGCATGCGCCGGCTCGCCAACGGCAGCCGCGCCATGCGCTGGTTCAACAAGGTGAGCGGCAGCATGATGATCGGCTTCGGCTTGATTCTGGCGTTCACGCGCAGGCCTGCCGCCTGA
- the tgt gene encoding tRNA guanosine(34) transglycosylase Tgt has translation MLNFELLKADPDSHARRGTLTLNHGVVQTPIFMPVGTYGTVKGVMPRSLEEMGAQIILGNTFHLWMRPGLDVMASFGGLHQFEKWNKPILTDSGGFQVWSLGAMRKISEEGVKFASPVNGDKLFLTPEVSMQIQTILNSDIVMQFDECTPYDTKGHITTEAEARISMELSLRWAKRCQHEFARLENPNALFGIVQGGMFENLREESLAALVEMDFPGYAIGGVSVGEPKEEMLHIMGHTPHRLPAQKPRYLMGVGTPEDLVQGVADGVDMFDCVMPTRNARNGTLFTRFGDLKMRNARHKNDPQPIDPSCTCHACAGTSGVSWNDGGREGFSRAYLHHLDRCAEMLGPMLTTIHNLHYYLNLMREIREALEADSFTAFRARFKADRARGV, from the coding sequence ATGCTGAACTTCGAACTCCTGAAAGCCGACCCCGACAGCCACGCGCGCCGCGGCACGCTCACGCTCAACCACGGCGTGGTGCAGACGCCGATCTTCATGCCCGTGGGCACCTACGGCACCGTGAAGGGCGTGATGCCGCGCAGCCTCGAAGAAATGGGCGCACAGATCATCCTGGGCAACACCTTCCACCTTTGGATGCGACCCGGCCTCGACGTCATGGCGAGCTTCGGCGGGCTGCACCAGTTCGAGAAGTGGAACAAGCCGATCCTCACCGACTCGGGCGGCTTCCAGGTCTGGTCGCTGGGCGCCATGCGCAAGATCAGCGAAGAGGGCGTGAAGTTCGCATCGCCCGTCAACGGCGACAAGCTGTTCCTCACGCCCGAGGTCTCGATGCAGATCCAGACCATTCTCAACAGCGACATCGTGATGCAGTTCGACGAGTGCACGCCCTACGACACCAAGGGCCACATCACGACCGAGGCCGAGGCGCGCATCTCGATGGAGCTGAGCCTGCGCTGGGCCAAGCGCTGCCAGCACGAGTTCGCGCGGCTCGAGAACCCGAACGCGCTGTTCGGCATCGTGCAGGGCGGCATGTTCGAGAACCTGCGCGAAGAGTCGCTCGCCGCGCTGGTGGAGATGGACTTTCCGGGCTACGCCATCGGCGGCGTGAGCGTGGGCGAGCCCAAGGAAGAGATGCTGCACATCATGGGCCACACGCCGCACCGGCTGCCGGCCCAAAAGCCGCGCTACCTGATGGGCGTGGGCACGCCCGAAGACCTGGTGCAGGGCGTGGCCGACGGCGTCGACATGTTCGACTGCGTGATGCCCACGCGCAACGCGCGCAACGGCACGCTGTTCACGCGCTTCGGCGACCTGAAGATGCGCAACGCGCGCCACAAGAACGACCCGCAGCCCATCGACCCGAGCTGCACCTGCCATGCCTGCGCCGGCACCTCGGGCGTCTCATGGAACGACGGTGGGCGCGAAGGCTTCAGCCGGGCCTACCTGCACCACCTCGACCGCTGCGCCGAGATGCTGGGGCCGATGCTCACCACCATCCACAACCTTCACTACTACCTGAATCTCATGCGGGAGATCCGCGAAGCCCTCGAGGCGGACAGCTTCACGGCGTTCAGGGCCCGCTTCAAGGCCGACCGCGCGCGCGGCGTGTAG